The Salvia miltiorrhiza cultivar Shanhuang (shh) chromosome 1, IMPLAD_Smil_shh, whole genome shotgun sequence genome has a window encoding:
- the LOC131004995 gene encoding ADP-ribosylation factor 1-like has translation MGIVFTRLFSSLFGNKEARILVLGLDNAGKTTILYRLQMGEVVSTIPTIGFNVETVQYNNIKFQVWDLGGQTSIRPYWRCYFPNTQAIIYVVDSSDTDRLMIAKEEFHAILEEEELKGSVVLLFANKQDLPGALDDAAITEALELHKIKNRQWAIFKTSAIKGEGLFEGLDWLSNTLKSGGS, from the exons ATGGGAATTGTTTTTACGCGGTTGTTTTCGTCGCTGTTTGGGAATAAGGAAGCTCGGATCCTTGTCCTGGGGCTCGACAATGCGGGAAAAACTACCATTCTTT ATCGGCTTCAGATGGGCGAAGTTGTCTCCACTATTCCAA CAATTGGGTTCAATGTGGAAACCGTTCAATATAACAACATAAAGTTTCAAGTTTGGGACCTAG GTGGACAAACTAGTATCAG GCCATACTGGAGGTGTTATTTTCCTAACACGCAAGCTATAATATATGTTGTTGATTCAAGTGATACTGATAGGCTGATGATAGCCAAAGAAGAATTTCATGCAATATTGGAG GAGGAAGAGCTAAAAGGTTCTGTTGTCCTCTTATTTGCAAACAAACAG GATCTTCCTGGGGCACTTGATGATGCTGCCATAACAGAAGCGTTAGAGTTGCACAAGATCAAGAACCGCCAGTGGGCCATTTTTAAAACTTCTGCCATAAAAGGAGAAGGCCTTTTCGAGGGCTTGGACTG GTTAAGTAATACGCTGAAATCTGGAGGTAGTTGA